From one Paramormyrops kingsleyae isolate MSU_618 chromosome 1, PKINGS_0.4, whole genome shotgun sequence genomic stretch:
- the LOC111856661 gene encoding uncharacterized protein: protein MVLSSSQQLVVALTAVLLVFVVLPRIFNSGSGSKESKGFDPRVNRKVGPGTARPHQFNLNSADSKAQTFENMQQVRKMMEKELKSDKYKSNSKGYVFTLMPLYAIGVGVFAVYKFIKIKSKDDAKIEKDKTVNGVKKSAETENQLNELEQRLAQTEKMLNSILTQLDPLTNCVKSVASEQKNEIMSQLQSIRHLMKKRGMDCPLMMAEEFPCEKNLEDVIDSLAAEEDHLSGSLSEGQERLLEEGTAEDGHLDGSEFEGEEGHKSTVSSWEATCGTNAVDEVTTSRDPKADSVVGLRRRNRPE from the exons ATGGTCCTTTCATCGTCTCAGCAGCTGGTGGTAGCACTGACAGCTGTGCTACTTGTTTTCGTCGTTTTACCCAGAATCTTCAATAGTGGATCCGGCTCGAAAGAATCAAAAGGGTTTGATCCGCGTGTTAATAGGAAAG tggGTCCGGGTACAGCAAGACCGCACCAGTTCAACTTGAATTCAGCAGATTCAAAGGCGCAGACATTTGAAAATATGCAGCAAGTGAGAAAGATGATGGAGAAAGAGCTGAAGAGCGATAAATATAAATCAAATAGCAAGGGCTACGTGTTCACCTTGATGCCACTGTATGCTATCGGAGTTGGTGTCTTTGCTGTATACAAGTTTATAAAG ATCAAATCTAAAGATGACGCCAAGATTGAGAAGGATAAGACAGTGAACGGGGTGAAGAAGTCTGCAGAGACGG AAAATCAGCTGAATGAACTCGAGCAGCGTTTAGCGCAAACGGAGAAGATGCTGAATTCAATACTCACTCAGCTGGACCCACTGACTAACTG CGTTAAATCTGTGGCATCCGAACAGAAGAATGAAATCATGTCCCAGCTTCAGTCCATCCGACATCTGATGAAGAAGAGAGGCATGGACTGCCCACTAATGATGGCTGAAG AGTTCCCATGTGAGAAGAACTTGGAAGATGTCATTGATTCCCTGGCAGCTGAGGAGGACCATCTATCAGGATCTCTATCAGAAGGGCAGGAGAGGCTCCTGGAAGAGGGGACAGCAGAAGATGGCCATCTGGATGGATCGGAGTTTGAGGGTGAAGAGGGACATAAAAGTACAGTGTCCTCTTGGGAAGCTACCTGTGGAACGAATGCAGTGGACGAAGTCACCACCAGCAGAGACCCAAAAGCAGACTCAGTGGTCGGGCTGAGAAGACGTAACAGACCTGAATGA